ATGTCCGACGGAAGGATTGTTCGCGCGAGAACGTCCACGGCGCCATTTGGAGAAAGACCACGTTTGCGTCGGCGGCTATCGCCAGCACACCGTCGCCGAGGATTTGCGCGGCGCCGGTCACGAGCGGCAGCTCGCGCGGATCGCGATTGTGAACTTCCGCCGGTCCAATCCCCGCCAGCAATGAACTCACGCCGGGCGGCTCAAAGAATGACGAGACGTGTTCCGCCTTCCGCATCGTCACTTTGAACGGCAGGAACGCGTTCGCCTCGTCCTGATCCAGGCCAATCGCCAGCAGGTTTCCTCCGGACTTCAGAAAGCTGGTGAGCGCAGATGCGTTCTTCGCCAACGCCTGCTCAACGCCGTGGCTGACCACCAGCGCGTCATCACTCGACAACTTTCCGTCGTACGGACGCGGGTTCACGCCCAAAGAATCAAGGAACTTCCTGCCGTCGTCATCGCCCGCATAAACAACCTTCCGGCGAGGAACCGGCTTCCAGTCTGACACATATCGAAAAAGATTTCGCACGAGCTGTTCGGCGGTGGGATCACTTTCGGTCCGGCCCGTCACGTCGAGTTGACAAAAGAGCACCATTCCTTTGCCTTCGCGATATTCCATCAGCGGGCTGTATTGAAGGCTGAAGCCGCCATCGAGAATCGGCAGGAAATCACCGCGCGCGGGTTTTTCGATCAACACCGACGCCACATTTCCGCGATTGCCGCAACGCCACACCCGCGGCACTGGTATGCCCGCCCACTCGACGGTCGGCCCGTAGCGCGGACGTATTTCATACTTCAATCGCGGTGGAAGGATCGTCGCTGATCCGCGCCAGTCATGGAGGTTTTCGGTTTTGAGTCCCGCCAGAATCGGATGATCCGTCACGCGCGGAAAGAGCTGCCTCAAGCCGTACTCTGCTACACGAAAGCCAAGTCGTTTCTCCAGCACGTCGGACGTCTGCTCGAAGACGATCACCTTGAGACCGTCGCGGACGCGACTGATGTCGGACGCGGGTCCGTCAACTGTCAACGCGGCCTTGCCGATCACGAGAATATCGTACGGCGAGAGATCGGTATTCGCCTCTACCTGCTGGCTTCGTACACCTGTTTCGCTCAGCAACTTCGTAGTCTCACCCTTCGGATCGAACACGGCGATCTGGCCACCCTCTCCCGCACCGGGGGAGAGGGACGGGGTGAGGGGGCGCGTGGCAGCGATCCGTTCGGTTGCCGGCAACACATCAATGACAAAACGATCTTCCTGCGTCTCGCCCGAACCAAACTTCGCCGTCAGATGGATTTCGTAACTGCCGCTCGCAAGCTCCTTCGGCAGTTTGAACCGAAGCGGAATCCGCGCCTGATCGCCGGTCGCCACGGTCACGCGGCGTTTGCCCGTGAGGGATCGTGGCAGGGTGAACGTCCATCCGGCCTCGCACGTCACCGTCTCGCGCGAGTTGTTGATCACGACGATTTGTTTCTCGACCGTTTCGCCCGGCAGACAATTGTGGTCCTTGCTGGTGAACGCGCCCGCCTTGCCGGCGAGGTAGGCCAGCAGTGGACGGTTGTTGCGAATCAGCGCCTGCGCCGCCGGAGTCGCGATCCAGTCCGAACGCTCGTAGGCCATGTCCATCCGCTCATAACGCTGGTCGATGTAGTCGGGACTAAATCCGGACCGCTGCAGATTGTCCCAGTCCACCTTGAGTTCCTTCCGGCTATTGTCCACGCCCGCGCGCAGTTTCCAGAAGTGTTCGTATTCCCACGGCGAAATGCCGGACACGCCCCACGTGCGATACGCCCGCCAGTTGTCGGTGAGATACATCGCGAAAACCGGATAACGTTCGTCGAAGCGGTCCGAGCCGACTTGATTCGGATAATCCCAGCGATGCCACAAGTTGCCGGCGCGGAACTGTTTCGCTTCCCAGCGCAGGTCCGCTTTCTCCGCTTCACTGATTTGGTAGGTACGGTCGCCGAAAAACTGCGCGTTCCATTCCGCGAGACAGAATTCCCACGGCACTCTGGCGCTGCCCCACTCGCGCTGCCCTTTGTACCAGCCGCGATACATCGTCCAGTCCCACGTGAACGGCGCGCCGTATTCACAGGTGAACGCCGGCTTCATGCCTTCGGTGGCCCAGTGCTCGAACCAGTCGTCCAGCTCCTGGACCGGCGCGAAGTTCGGGTAAAAATTGCTGTCGTGCATGACGCCCAGATTGCCCGACGCGTGATGATAAACGATCCGGCGCGGGTCGAGCCGCTTCACGATGGCTTCTGCGCGCATCGCCAGGTTGACGTTTTTCAATCCCCACTGGTCGCGGCCATCGTGAATCCCGTCAATCATGTCCGGGTTCATGTCCTCTTCGTAACCGGTGGCGTTGTGGCTCATCACATACATCACCACGGACGGATGATTCCCCGCCGCGCGCGCATAAAACGCCGCGTGCCGCGCGTAACCGTTGTTCTCGTCGGCGTCGGGCGCCTTCCAATCGTAGTGACTGAAATGGGGTTGGGTGAAACCCACGAGCATTCCCACGTCATCGGCGGCGCGGAGAACTTCGCTGAAACTCAGATGCGCGCCCGGCTCGCAACCGTAATTGTGCGTGTAAACGTAATTGATCCCGAAACTCTGGAGGCGTTCGAGGCTCTCGCGGGCGGCGGCGTAAGTCGCGAACGCGGCGCCGATCTGCGCGTTGTCGAGCGGAACCGCCGAAAGAAAAATGCGCTTGCCGTTGAGATAAAAATCCCGGCCCTCAATCCAGAACTCGCGGAAACCGAACCGCCGCGTCCAATCGGTGTCCAGCACCTGACCACCGGCATCGTCGAGCGATAACTGAAGGTCGAACTTGTTTTGCGGCGTGTTGAGGTCCCAAAGTTTATCGGGCATCCATTTTTCCGCGAAAGCAAACCGGACGTCCTTGAGATCGCTGCTCTGAAACGGTGGACTGGTAAATTGTTTGACGATGGAACCGTCCTTCGTGATTCGGCCCTGGAATTTGTAGCGCGCGTTGGCATCAAGACCAGTGACAGCGGCGCTGACGGTCAACTCGCGTTTGCGCACCGAGGTGTCCACGTTCACATCCGTGATCTTTGGCCCGTGTGGTGTACTGACGAGAAACACGTCGCCACACAAGCCGCGTCGCTCGACGTTTCCTTTCACTTCGCGCGCCGACGCGCTGTCGGTGTAGGAAAGCATCACGCCTTTCAACGGCAGCGCGACCACGAGCAGGCTCAGCCGGTGTTTGGCGCCCGGACGGCAGACCGCGGTGAGGTCGAGGTCGCCGCCGGGAAAATGGATCTCGCCCGCCTTCACGCCATCCACGAACACCGCCGCGAAGGAGTTCAGGTATTCGGCGTGGAGAGCGATGCTGCGGCCCGCCCAGTTGTCGGGCACGCTGAACTCGCGTTCATACCAGGCGGCGCTGATTCCGCCGGGCTTCACGTCTTTCCAGGTCCGATGCGCGTAAAGTGTTTGGGAATCCTTCTGCAAATAGTCGGTGATCCCCGGCCAGCACCCAGGCACTTTGAAAAATCCCCAACTCCCGGCAGGAACCTGCTCGGCTTTTGCCTCGGCCGGCTGCCAACGCCAGAGACCGTTGAGACAAATCCATTCGCGAGTCGGCGTGGTTTCGTGGTACGCCTTGCTCGCATCCCAGACAGCCTTCACTCCAGCGGGTAATTCTGTTGCGACCTCGTCCGCGCGAAGTTGGAAGCTCAACAAAACGAGAGCGAACAGCGCGACGTGCTTACGCATAATGTCGCGCGCAGATTTCGGAAATGCGCCGCAAGATTGGGCGGTGGTGGGAATCGAGACGCTGTTCAGTGGAAAAGTGGAGGGCAGCGGTTGTACAATTGGCGTTCGCGCATCCGCAAAGCATAGATGTTTCTTCCAAGTTCCCAACATGATCACTGGGCCCTTCCGCAGATTTGTTGGTTCTCGAGACTCACTTGAGAAGCGGATGATCCAGAAAGCTTCTTAAAGTGCTCGTCCAATCGAGAAATCTGTCCGGCGCGTTCGCACCGCGAGAAAGGATATCAGAGTCCGCAACTGGAAAGTTGAGAGGGTTTGCATCGTTCGCTGGAAACGCGATTAGTACCTGGCCGGAAAACAGAATGACATAGTTAAACGGATGTGGCCTGCTGCAGATC
The Candidatus Angelobacter sp. genome window above contains:
- a CDS encoding glycoside hydrolase family 2 TIM barrel-domain containing protein, with protein sequence MRKHVALFALVLLSFQLRADEVATELPAGVKAVWDASKAYHETTPTREWICLNGLWRWQPAEAKAEQVPAGSWGFFKVPGCWPGITDYLQKDSQTLYAHRTWKDVKPGGISAAWYEREFSVPDNWAGRSIALHAEYLNSFAAVFVDGVKAGEIHFPGGDLDLTAVCRPGAKHRLSLLVVALPLKGVMLSYTDSASAREVKGNVERRGLCGDVFLVSTPHGPKITDVNVDTSVRKRELTVSAAVTGLDANARYKFQGRITKDGSIVKQFTSPPFQSSDLKDVRFAFAEKWMPDKLWDLNTPQNKFDLQLSLDDAGGQVLDTDWTRRFGFREFWIEGRDFYLNGKRIFLSAVPLDNAQIGAAFATYAAARESLERLQSFGINYVYTHNYGCEPGAHLSFSEVLRAADDVGMLVGFTQPHFSHYDWKAPDADENNGYARHAAFYARAAGNHPSVVMYVMSHNATGYEEDMNPDMIDGIHDGRDQWGLKNVNLAMRAEAIVKRLDPRRIVYHHASGNLGVMHDSNFYPNFAPVQELDDWFEHWATEGMKPAFTCEYGAPFTWDWTMYRGWYKGQREWGSARVPWEFCLAEWNAQFFGDRTYQISEAEKADLRWEAKQFRAGNLWHRWDYPNQVGSDRFDERYPVFAMYLTDNWRAYRTWGVSGISPWEYEHFWKLRAGVDNSRKELKVDWDNLQRSGFSPDYIDQRYERMDMAYERSDWIATPAAQALIRNNRPLLAYLAGKAGAFTSKDHNCLPGETVEKQIVVINNSRETVTCEAGWTFTLPRSLTGKRRVTVATGDQARIPLRFKLPKELASGSYEIHLTAKFGSGETQEDRFVIDVLPATERIAATRPLTPSLSPGAGEGGQIAVFDPKGETTKLLSETGVRSQQVEANTDLSPYDILVIGKAALTVDGPASDISRVRDGLKVIVFEQTSDVLEKRLGFRVAEYGLRQLFPRVTDHPILAGLKTENLHDWRGSATILPPRLKYEIRPRYGPTVEWAGIPVPRVWRCGNRGNVASVLIEKPARGDFLPILDGGFSLQYSPLMEYREGKGMVLFCQLDVTGRTESDPTAEQLVRNLFRYVSDWKPVPRRKVVYAGDDDGRKFLDSLGVNPRPYDGKLSSDDALVVSHGVEQALAKNASALTSFLKSGGNLLAIGLDQDEANAFLPFKVTMRKAEHVSSFFEPPGVSSLLAGIGPAEVHNRDPRELPLVTGAAQILGDGVLAIAADANVVFLQMAPWTFSREQSFRRTFRQTSVLLDRLLANMGVAGSTPLLERFSQPVEVTKSEKRWLSGFYLDQPEEWDDPYRFFRW